A single region of the Equus przewalskii isolate Varuska chromosome 26, EquPr2, whole genome shotgun sequence genome encodes:
- the DNAJC25 gene encoding dnaJ homolog subfamily C member 25, which translates to MAAPLASRRGAGAAGRRWVGLLPPVLLALLLARPAGALVEGLYCGARDCYEVLGVSRAAGKAEIARAYRQLARRYHPDRYRPEPGDEGPGRTPQSAEEAFLLVATAYETLKDEETRKDYDYMLDHPEEYYSHYYHYYSRRLAPKVDVRVVILVSVCAISVFQFFSWWNSYDKAISYLATVPKYRIQAMEIAKQQGLLRKAKEKGRNKKSKEEIRDEEENIIKNIIKSKIDIKGGYQKPQIRDLLLFQILLAPFHLCSYIVWYCRWIYNFNIKGKEYGEEERLYIIRKSMKMSKSQFDSLEDHQKETFLKRELWIKENYEVYKQEQEEELKKKLANDPRWKRYRRWMKNEGPGRLTFVDD; encoded by the exons ATGGCGGCGCCGCTAGCTTCGCGCCGGGGAGCCGGGGCTGCGGGCCGGCGCTGGGTGGGGCTGCTGCCGCCCGTGCTGCTGGCGCTGCTGCTGGCGCGGCCGGCGGGCGCTCTGGTGGAGGGGCTCTACTGCGGCGCGCGGGACTGCTACGAGGTGCTGGGCGTGAGCCGCGCGGCGGGCAAGGCGGAGATCGCGCGGGCCTACCGCCAGCTGGCCCGGCGCTACCACCCCGACCGCTACCGGCCCGAGCCTGGCGACGAGGGCCCCGGACGGACGCCGCAGAGCGCCGAGGAGGCCTTCCTGCTGGTGGCGACCGCCTACGAGACTCTCAAG GATGAAGAAACACGCAAAGACTACGACTACATGCTGGATCACCCGGAAGAGTACTACAGCCATTATTACCACTACTACAGCAGGCGCTTAGCCCCTAAAGTGGATGTGAGGGTTGTGATCTTGGTCAGTGTGTGTGCTATTTCAGTGTTTCAG TTTTTCAGCTGGTGGAATAGCTACGACAAGGCAATCAGCTACCTAGCCACAGTGCCCAAGTACCGCATCCAGGCCATGGAGATTGCCAAGCAGCAGGGCTTGCTCAGAAAAGCCAAAGAGAAGGGCAGAAACAAGAAGTCCAAAGAGGAAATTCGTGATGAGGAGGAGAACATCATAAAGaacattataaaaagtaaaatagatatTAAGGGAGGCTATCAGAAACCCCAGATACGTGATCTTCTCCTGTTTCAAATTCTCTTAGCTCCTTTTCACCTGTGTTCGTATATAGTGTGGTATTGCCGGTGGATCTATAATTTTAACATCAAGGGCAAAGAATATGGCGAAGAAGAAAGACTGTATATCATACGTAAATCTATGAAGATGTCAAAGTCTCAGTTTGATAGTCTGGAAGATCatcagaaagaaacttttcttAAACGGGAGCTCTGGATCAAGGAGAACTATGAG GTTTACaaacaagaacaagaagaagaactaaagaaaaaattggcAAACGATCCTAGATGGAAGAGATACAGGAGGTGGATGAAGAATGAAGGGCCGGGACGGTTAACGTTTGTGGATGACTGA